One part of the Roseomonas gilardii genome encodes these proteins:
- a CDS encoding ABC transporter substrate-binding protein gives MQITRRLLWGASAAALTLARPGLIRAQGTAPIRIGEINSYTTQPAFTLPYRDAMHLAVEEINGKGGVLGRPLELITRDDAGKPQDAVRLAGELMNEAKADVLAGAYLSNVGLALGEYAAQNRRLYVAGEPLTDAMVWEKGNRFTFRLRPSTYMQASILAEEAAKLPAKRWVTVAPNYEYGQSAVKWFRQILSAKRPDVQFVGEQWPALGRIDAGATVQALEGMKPEGIFNVLFGPDLTNFVRQGNTRGLFEGRGVASMLTGEPEYLDPLGDEAPEGWIVTGYPGEAIDTPAHRAFAEAYRAKYKAKPMCGSLVGFSLIHSIAAGIARAGALDPDKLVEGFRGVDFATPAGQVGYRAIDHQSTLGVFVGRTALKGNAGVMTDWRYVDGRDLLPGDEVVRKLRPAES, from the coding sequence ATGCAGATCACGAGGCGCCTGTTGTGGGGCGCGAGCGCCGCGGCCCTCACCCTGGCCCGGCCCGGCCTGATCCGGGCCCAGGGGACGGCGCCTATCCGGATCGGCGAGATCAACAGCTACACCACCCAGCCCGCCTTCACCCTGCCCTATCGCGACGCGATGCATCTCGCGGTGGAGGAGATCAACGGCAAGGGCGGTGTCCTCGGACGACCGCTGGAGCTGATCACGCGCGACGATGCGGGCAAGCCGCAGGATGCCGTGCGGCTGGCGGGCGAGCTGATGAACGAGGCGAAGGCGGATGTGCTGGCCGGGGCCTATCTGTCCAATGTCGGGCTGGCGCTGGGCGAGTACGCCGCGCAGAACCGCCGCCTCTACGTGGCGGGCGAGCCGCTGACCGATGCCATGGTCTGGGAGAAGGGCAACCGCTTCACCTTCCGCCTGCGCCCCTCGACCTACATGCAGGCCTCCATCCTGGCGGAGGAGGCGGCGAAGCTGCCGGCGAAGCGCTGGGTGACGGTGGCGCCGAACTACGAATACGGCCAGTCGGCGGTGAAGTGGTTCCGCCAGATCCTCTCGGCCAAGCGGCCGGACGTGCAGTTCGTGGGCGAGCAGTGGCCGGCGCTGGGACGCATCGATGCCGGCGCCACGGTGCAGGCGCTGGAGGGAATGAAGCCCGAGGGCATCTTCAACGTCCTGTTCGGGCCGGACCTGACGAATTTCGTGCGCCAGGGCAACACGCGCGGGCTGTTCGAGGGGCGCGGCGTCGCCTCCATGCTGACGGGGGAGCCGGAATACCTCGACCCGCTGGGCGACGAGGCGCCGGAGGGCTGGATCGTCACCGGCTATCCCGGCGAGGCGATCGACACCCCGGCGCACCGCGCCTTCGCCGAGGCATACCGGGCGAAGTACAAGGCCAAGCCGATGTGCGGCTCGCTGGTCGGCTTCTCCCTGATCCATTCCATCGCCGCCGGCATCGCCCGGGCCGGGGCGCTCGATCCCGACAAGCTGGTGGAGGGCTTCCGCGGCGTGGATTTCGCCACGCCCGCCGGCCAGGTGGGCTATCGCGCCATCGACCACCAGAGCACGCTGGGCGTCTTCGTCGGGCGGACGGCGCTGAAGGGCAATGCCGGCGTCATGACCGACTGGCGCTATGTCGATGGGCGCGACCTGTTGCCGGGCGACGAGGTGGTGCGGAAGCTGCGGCCCGCGGAAAGCTGA
- a CDS encoding CobW family GTP-binding protein, which produces MPVPVLLVAGFLGAGKTTVVNHLLAHAGGRRIAAVVNDFGAINIDAELIAGASDGVVSLSNGCICCSLEGDLLRTLANLLRRDPRPEAIVIETSGVAEPSDIVRNLMDPVIWREAPLETVLCVVDATATAQALEDPLFRTQLRAADVVALSKADLADDADRDRVRAAVKALRPAALVVDAPQGRVPLELLFPEDPAHVPAPRDPGRRRPTADRFETLSWTSGRPLSLPRLQQAIARLAPRLARAKGLFETVEQPGRQFLFQLAGGRATLAPAGPPPPDLPRARIVFIAEIGALSTAEIEQAMEACSAGAG; this is translated from the coding sequence ATGCCCGTCCCCGTCCTGCTGGTCGCCGGCTTCCTGGGGGCGGGCAAGACCACGGTGGTGAACCACCTCCTGGCCCATGCCGGGGGGCGGCGCATCGCCGCCGTGGTGAACGACTTCGGCGCGATCAACATCGACGCGGAGCTGATCGCCGGCGCCAGCGACGGGGTCGTCAGCCTGTCCAACGGCTGCATCTGCTGCTCGCTGGAAGGCGACCTGCTGCGCACGCTGGCCAACCTCCTGCGGCGCGACCCGCGCCCGGAGGCCATCGTGATCGAGACCAGCGGCGTGGCCGAACCCTCGGACATCGTCCGCAACCTCATGGACCCGGTGATCTGGCGCGAGGCGCCGCTGGAAACCGTGCTCTGCGTGGTGGATGCGACGGCCACGGCTCAGGCGCTGGAGGACCCGCTCTTCCGCACCCAGCTCCGCGCCGCCGACGTGGTGGCGCTGAGCAAGGCGGATCTCGCCGACGATGCCGACCGGGACAGGGTCCGCGCCGCCGTGAAGGCGCTGCGCCCGGCGGCGCTGGTCGTCGATGCGCCGCAGGGCCGGGTGCCCCTGGAACTCCTCTTCCCGGAGGACCCCGCGCATGTTCCGGCACCGCGCGACCCGGGCCGCCGCCGCCCCACCGCCGACCGTTTCGAGACGCTGAGCTGGACCTCCGGCCGGCCGCTCTCGCTGCCCCGGCTGCAACAGGCCATCGCCCGGCTCGCACCCCGCCTCGCCCGTGCCAAGGGGCTGTTCGAGACCGTGGAGCAGCCGGGCCGCCAGTTCCTGTTCCAGCTCGCAGGCGGCCGCGCGACCCTGGCTCCGGCTGGCCCGCCGCCGCCGGACCTGCCCCGCGCGCGGATCGTCTTCATCGCGGAGATCGGCGCCCTGTCCACCGCCGAGATCGAACAGGCGATGGAGGCCTGCAGCGCCGGGGCAGGGTAG
- a CDS encoding amidohydrolase family protein, with translation MGGLVISGGRVVDPASGMDAVGDVALIDGKVAALGTGLGGAERVIDATGLVVAPGFIDLHAHGQSIPADRMQAFDGVTTTLDLEAGVMPVASWYRRQAAEGRILNYGAATNWAFARIGAMIGTNEESSLEAFGRAMRDRRWMDNIATEAEVKGILERLSQGLDEGGIGIGILNAYAPGAGVQELVEVCRLAAARNVPTFTHVAYMARIDPQSAAEAYIRLIGYAAATGAHMHICHFNSSSKTDIARCYELVRNAQLKGLNITVEAYPYGTGSTVLAAAFFSDPHFESRNGLGYDSVQRVTDGHRFRDRDELLAAQAEDPSQLVLWHVLDTEHNERHRELLDMAVLYPDGAIASDAMPWSMPDGSTYTGDAWPLPEEATSHPRSAGCFTRFIRHWVRERQAVSLLEGIRKVSLIPAQILEASTPAMAGKGRLTVGADADVVVFDYDTLSDKAEFSAMNRPSEGVRHLIVSGEPVIADGVMDVAARPGRPVRRPSIAH, from the coding sequence ATGGGTGGCTTGGTGATCAGCGGCGGCCGGGTGGTGGATCCGGCGAGCGGGATGGACGCCGTGGGCGACGTCGCCCTGATCGACGGCAAGGTCGCCGCCCTGGGCACCGGGCTGGGCGGCGCCGAGCGTGTGATCGACGCGACGGGGCTCGTGGTCGCGCCGGGCTTCATCGACCTGCACGCGCATGGCCAGTCCATCCCCGCTGACCGCATGCAGGCCTTCGACGGCGTGACCACGACGCTGGACCTGGAAGCCGGCGTGATGCCCGTCGCCTCCTGGTACCGGCGCCAGGCGGCGGAAGGGCGCATCCTGAACTACGGTGCCGCCACCAACTGGGCCTTCGCCCGCATCGGCGCCATGATCGGCACCAACGAGGAATCCTCGCTGGAGGCCTTCGGCCGCGCCATGCGCGACCGCCGCTGGATGGACAACATCGCGACCGAGGCCGAGGTGAAGGGCATCCTGGAGCGCCTGTCCCAGGGCCTCGACGAAGGCGGCATCGGCATCGGCATCCTCAACGCCTATGCGCCCGGCGCCGGCGTGCAGGAACTGGTCGAGGTCTGCCGCCTCGCCGCCGCCAGGAACGTGCCGACCTTCACGCATGTCGCCTACATGGCGCGCATCGATCCGCAGAGCGCGGCCGAGGCCTATATCCGCCTCATCGGCTATGCCGCGGCGACCGGCGCGCACATGCACATCTGCCACTTCAACAGTTCCAGCAAGACGGACATCGCCCGCTGCTACGAGCTGGTGCGCAACGCGCAGCTCAAGGGGCTGAACATCACCGTCGAGGCCTATCCCTACGGCACCGGCTCGACCGTTCTGGCGGCGGCCTTCTTCAGCGATCCGCATTTCGAATCCCGCAACGGCCTCGGCTACGATTCCGTGCAGCGCGTGACGGACGGCCACCGCTTCCGCGATCGCGACGAGCTGCTGGCGGCGCAGGCCGAGGACCCGTCGCAGCTCGTGCTGTGGCACGTCCTCGACACCGAGCACAACGAGCGCCACCGCGAGCTTCTCGACATGGCGGTGCTTTATCCGGACGGCGCCATCGCCTCGGACGCGATGCCCTGGTCGATGCCGGATGGCAGCACCTACACGGGCGATGCCTGGCCGCTGCCGGAGGAAGCCACCTCCCACCCGCGTTCCGCCGGCTGCTTCACCCGCTTCATCCGCCATTGGGTGCGGGAGCGCCAGGCGGTGTCGCTGCTGGAAGGCATCCGCAAGGTCTCGCTGATCCCGGCGCAGATCCTGGAGGCCAGCACGCCCGCCATGGCTGGCAAGGGCCGCCTGACCGTGGGCGCCGATGCCGATGTCGTGGTCTTCGACTACGACACGCTCAGCGACAAGGCGGAGTTCAGCGCGATGAACCGCCCCTCGGAAGGCGTGCGCCACCTGATCGTCAGCGGCGAGCCGGTGATCGCCGATGGCGTGATGGACGTGGCGGCCCGGCCCGGCCGGCCGGTGCGCCGTCCCTCCATCGCCCACTGA
- a CDS encoding LysR substrate-binding domain-containing protein, whose product MNLRQCEIFRAVMTASSITEAADRLGITQPAVSKMLAQIERDLGFPLFLRERRRLVPTPEAQALFKEVERAFLGLEHLTRFARDLKGLRQGHLVLGAPYAAAAGWLPGVVAGFLRQHPGLSLSLRTMNSLSVAQSLAAGHLDLGLVQFEVPAPGVRRECLLPVEAVCVLPPGHRLASRPVLGPVDLRDEPLVALAAADRYRQRLEAELAARDIVPRIRVDAPLASAACALVMEGMGIALVDRLTAEDNRHRGILIRPFAPRLAEDLTLLTPTRRPVSLAVERFAGFLREHFRCAAAPALA is encoded by the coding sequence ATGAACCTGCGCCAGTGCGAGATCTTCCGCGCCGTCATGACCGCCTCCTCCATCACCGAGGCCGCCGATCGCCTCGGCATCACCCAGCCGGCCGTGAGCAAGATGCTGGCGCAGATCGAGCGCGATCTCGGCTTCCCGCTCTTCCTGCGCGAACGCCGCCGCCTCGTCCCCACGCCCGAGGCGCAGGCGCTTTTCAAGGAAGTGGAGCGCGCCTTCCTCGGCCTCGAGCACCTGACCCGCTTCGCGCGCGACCTGAAGGGGCTCAGGCAGGGGCATCTCGTCCTGGGCGCGCCCTATGCGGCGGCGGCGGGCTGGCTGCCCGGCGTGGTGGCGGGATTCCTGCGGCAGCATCCGGGCCTGTCCCTGTCGCTCCGCACCATGAACTCGCTCTCGGTCGCCCAATCCCTGGCGGCGGGGCATCTCGACCTCGGCCTCGTGCAGTTCGAGGTGCCGGCCCCGGGCGTGCGGCGCGAATGCCTCCTGCCGGTGGAGGCGGTCTGCGTCCTGCCCCCCGGCCACCGCCTCGCGTCCCGCCCGGTTCTCGGCCCAGTGGACCTGCGCGACGAACCCCTGGTGGCGCTGGCCGCGGCGGACCGCTACCGCCAGCGGCTGGAGGCCGAGCTGGCGGCGCGGGACATCGTGCCCCGCATCCGGGTGGATGCGCCGCTGGCCTCGGCGGCCTGCGCCCTGGTGATGGAGGGCATGGGCATCGCCCTGGTGGACCGCCTGACCGCCGAGGACAACCGCCACCGCGGCATCCTCATCCGCCCCTTCGCGCCGCGCCTCGCGGAGGACCTGACGCTCCTCACCCCCACCCGCCGCCCGGTCTCCCTGGCCGTCGAACGCTTCGCCGGGTTCCTGCGGGAGCATTTCCGTTGCGCGGCCGCGCCGGCGCTTGCCTGA
- a CDS encoding LLM class flavin-dependent oxidoreductase has protein sequence MSGHRRDMKLGLNIVANGAHSAGWRMPDAQETAAMDFALWKRLAQAAERARFHFMFWADGIAVRHSAKSDDELSYLARIDVFEPLTLIGALAAVTERLGFVASASTTYNEPYHIARKFASLDHISGGRVGWNVVTSWSEQEAHNFGSDRLLAHENRYRRAEEFVDVVFGLWDSWEDDAFIRDKASGRYFDPAKLHNLRHEGEHFRVAGPLNVARPIQGYPVIAQAGSSGPGQVLGSRIADIIYTAQKSREDAVAFYSSVKSHAAGTGRDPESMLVMPGIMPILGRTRAEAEGKFAQLQDLIHECLGLPMLASSFGDLSGLPLDGPLPAPLENSNAVKSGHEKLVRMARQEGMTIRKLYQIVAGASGHNLVVGTAADVADLMEDWFTARGCDGFNIMASHLPAPAYEAFDWLVPELQRRGLFQTEYGGDGTFRGSLGLARPAHDSHRKRA, from the coding sequence ATGAGCGGCCATCGTCGCGACATGAAGCTCGGCTTGAACATCGTGGCCAATGGCGCGCATTCGGCGGGCTGGCGGATGCCCGATGCGCAGGAGACCGCGGCCATGGACTTCGCGCTCTGGAAGCGCCTGGCCCAGGCGGCGGAGCGGGCGCGCTTCCACTTCATGTTCTGGGCCGACGGCATCGCGGTGCGCCATTCCGCCAAGAGCGACGACGAGCTGAGCTATCTCGCCCGCATCGATGTCTTCGAGCCGCTGACGCTGATCGGCGCCCTGGCGGCGGTGACGGAGCGGCTGGGCTTCGTGGCCAGCGCCTCGACCACCTACAACGAGCCCTACCACATCGCGCGCAAGTTCGCCTCGCTCGACCATATCAGCGGCGGCCGGGTGGGCTGGAACGTCGTGACCTCCTGGAGCGAGCAGGAGGCGCACAACTTCGGCAGCGACCGGCTTCTGGCGCACGAGAACCGCTATCGCCGGGCCGAGGAGTTCGTCGATGTCGTCTTCGGCCTCTGGGACAGCTGGGAGGACGACGCCTTCATCCGCGACAAGGCCTCCGGCCGCTATTTCGATCCGGCGAAGCTGCACAACCTGCGCCACGAGGGCGAGCATTTCCGTGTGGCCGGGCCGCTGAACGTCGCGCGGCCGATCCAGGGCTATCCGGTGATCGCGCAGGCGGGCTCCTCGGGGCCCGGGCAGGTGCTGGGCTCGCGCATCGCCGACATCATCTACACGGCGCAGAAGTCGCGCGAGGATGCCGTCGCCTTCTACAGCAGCGTCAAGTCGCATGCCGCGGGCACGGGGCGCGACCCGGAGAGCATGCTGGTGATGCCGGGCATCATGCCGATCCTGGGCCGCACGCGGGCGGAGGCCGAGGGCAAGTTCGCGCAGCTCCAGGACCTGATCCACGAATGCCTGGGCCTGCCGATGCTGGCGTCGTCCTTCGGCGACCTGTCCGGCCTGCCGCTGGACGGGCCGCTGCCCGCGCCGCTGGAGAACAGCAACGCGGTCAAGAGCGGGCATGAGAAGCTGGTGCGGATGGCCCGGCAGGAGGGCATGACGATCCGCAAGCTCTATCAGATCGTCGCCGGTGCCTCGGGGCACAACCTCGTGGTGGGCACGGCGGCCGATGTGGCTGACCTGATGGAGGACTGGTTCACCGCGCGCGGCTGCGACGGGTTCAACATCATGGCCTCCCATCTTCCGGCGCCGGCCTACGAGGCCTTCGACTGGCTGGTGCCGGAGTTGCAGCGGCGCGGCCTGTTCCAGACCGAGTATGGCGGCGACGGCACCTTCCGCGGCAGCCTCGGCCTGGCGCGGCCGGCGCACGACTCCCACCGCAAGCGGGCCTGA
- a CDS encoding ABC transporter substrate-binding protein, with translation MPSRTVRRLLRPLLPAVLLPVTLAAGLMAMPAGGTWLGIRPAAAQAPAAATAAITASPQPEIIARLPARLAEKKEITVAVALGSPPDDFRDEKGNIAGWEIDILHAAADVLGLKLELRPTTFDTLIPGLQAKRFDAAVGQMGISDVRLKVVDMIGTLLGNELFAARGDSPIKVDSLDDLCGRAVATTRGSREVEFANLHQPRCKELGREPINILAFNDGNGAAESLMSRRSDLFWLGSTTVSYFVSQSRGRAKVVGHYTDTSYIGIALPKDSDLSAPLQMAVAHLLADGTYRKIVEKWGLGEGAVREAPLNPTGTPR, from the coding sequence ATGCCCAGCCGCACCGTCCGCCGCCTCCTGCGGCCCCTGCTCCCGGCTGTCCTGCTCCCAGTCACCCTGGCCGCTGGCCTGATGGCCATGCCGGCGGGCGGCACCTGGCTGGGCATCCGCCCGGCGGCGGCGCAGGCCCCGGCAGCGGCCACGGCGGCGATCACGGCATCGCCGCAGCCGGAGATCATCGCGCGGCTGCCCGCGCGCCTCGCCGAGAAGAAGGAGATCACGGTGGCGGTCGCCCTGGGCTCGCCGCCCGACGACTTCCGTGACGAGAAGGGCAACATCGCCGGCTGGGAGATCGACATCCTGCATGCGGCGGCCGATGTCCTGGGCCTGAAGCTGGAGTTGCGGCCCACCACCTTCGACACGCTGATCCCCGGCCTCCAGGCCAAGCGCTTCGATGCGGCGGTCGGGCAGATGGGCATCAGCGACGTGCGGCTGAAGGTCGTGGACATGATCGGCACGCTGCTGGGCAACGAGCTCTTCGCGGCCCGCGGCGATTCCCCGATCAAGGTGGACAGCCTCGACGACCTCTGCGGCCGCGCGGTGGCCACCACGCGCGGGTCGCGCGAGGTCGAGTTCGCCAACCTGCACCAGCCCCGCTGCAAGGAGCTCGGGCGGGAGCCGATCAACATCCTGGCCTTCAACGACGGCAACGGCGCGGCCGAGAGCCTGATGAGCCGGCGCTCCGACCTGTTCTGGCTGGGCTCGACGACGGTGAGCTATTTCGTCAGCCAGTCGCGCGGGCGGGCCAAGGTGGTCGGGCACTATACCGACACCAGCTATATCGGCATCGCCCTGCCCAAGGATTCCGACCTGTCGGCCCCCTTGCAGATGGCGGTGGCGCATCTGCTGGCGGACGGCACCTATCGCAAGATCGTGGAGAAATGGGGCCTGGGCGAAGGCGCCGTGCGCGAGGCGCCGCTGAATCCGACCGGGACGCCCCGCTGA
- a CDS encoding amino acid ABC transporter permease: MAQAIARQEAAGVAIPDRPGEEGAAPDVAAQDTTEVVPLRHPWTWAASAAVAIIALMVAASVSTNPGFRWPVVAEYMLDGQILTGLARTLGLTVAAMTIGLVLGTLLAVMRLSRNPLLSTMSWLYIWFFRSVPVLVQLIFWYNFGALYPTLSLGIPWGPSLYTADTNALITPIFAALAGLGLAQAAYTAEVIRAGIASVPRGQTRAAMALGMTPGLIFRRIIFPQAMRVIIPPVGNEVISMVKSTSLVSVIALAELLYTAQLIYSRTYETIPLLIVASLWYLIIVSVLSAGQHYLEHRYRQR; this comes from the coding sequence ATGGCGCAGGCGATCGCACGGCAGGAGGCGGCGGGCGTCGCCATTCCGGACCGGCCCGGTGAGGAAGGCGCGGCGCCGGACGTGGCGGCGCAGGACACGACGGAGGTGGTGCCGCTGCGCCACCCCTGGACCTGGGCGGCCAGCGCCGCCGTGGCCATCATCGCGCTGATGGTCGCGGCGAGCGTCTCGACCAATCCGGGCTTCCGGTGGCCCGTGGTGGCCGAGTACATGCTCGACGGGCAGATCCTGACGGGGCTGGCGCGCACGCTGGGCCTGACCGTCGCCGCCATGACGATCGGCCTCGTGCTCGGCACCTTGCTGGCGGTGATGCGGCTTTCCCGCAATCCGCTGCTTTCCACGATGAGCTGGCTCTATATCTGGTTCTTCCGTAGCGTGCCGGTGCTGGTGCAGCTCATCTTCTGGTACAATTTCGGGGCCCTGTACCCCACGCTCTCGCTGGGCATTCCCTGGGGGCCGAGCCTCTATACCGCGGACACCAATGCCCTGATCACGCCGATCTTCGCCGCGCTGGCGGGGCTGGGCCTGGCGCAGGCGGCCTATACGGCCGAGGTGATCCGCGCCGGCATCGCCTCCGTGCCGCGCGGGCAGACGCGGGCGGCCATGGCGCTGGGCATGACGCCGGGGCTGATCTTCCGCCGGATCATCTTTCCGCAGGCCATGCGCGTGATCATCCCGCCGGTCGGCAACGAGGTGATCTCGATGGTCAAGAGCACCTCCCTGGTCAGCGTCATCGCCCTGGCGGAGCTGCTCTATACCGCGCAGCTCATCTATTCCCGCACCTACGAGACCATCCCGCTGCTGATCGTGGCCTCGCTCTGGTACCTCATCATCGTGTCCGTGCTGTCGGCGGGGCAGCACTATCTCGAACACCGCTACCGGCAACGCTGA
- a CDS encoding amino acid ABC transporter ATP-binding protein: MATAPAMETSMVRMRGLGKRYGHREILRGIDLDVRPGSVMCIIGPSGSGKSTLLSCINHLERIDSGRLWVNGELVGYREHKGRLYELRERQVAQMRQRVGMVFQSFNLFPHMTVTENIIEAPIRVKGVKPPLARSRAQALLERVGLGDKGGMYPAQLSGGQQQRVAIARALAMEPELMLFDEPTSALDPELVGEVLAVMKDLARSGMTMIVVTHEMAFAREVGDDLVFMDEGMIVERGHPRSVLAAPQQPRTRDFLARVL; the protein is encoded by the coding sequence ATGGCGACCGCGCCGGCCATGGAGACCAGCATGGTCCGCATGCGGGGGCTCGGAAAGCGCTACGGGCACCGGGAGATCCTGCGCGGCATCGACCTCGACGTGCGGCCGGGCAGCGTCATGTGCATCATCGGGCCCTCGGGATCGGGCAAGAGCACGCTGCTGTCCTGCATCAACCATCTGGAGCGCATCGACAGCGGGCGGCTCTGGGTGAATGGCGAGCTGGTCGGCTACCGCGAGCACAAGGGCCGGCTCTACGAGCTGCGCGAGAGGCAGGTCGCGCAGATGCGGCAGCGCGTCGGCATGGTGTTCCAGAGCTTCAACCTCTTCCCGCACATGACGGTGACGGAGAACATCATCGAGGCGCCGATCCGGGTGAAGGGCGTGAAGCCGCCCCTGGCCCGCAGCCGGGCCCAGGCCCTGCTGGAGCGTGTCGGCCTCGGGGACAAGGGCGGCATGTACCCGGCTCAGCTTTCGGGCGGACAGCAGCAGCGGGTGGCGATCGCGCGCGCCCTGGCGATGGAGCCGGAGCTGATGCTATTCGACGAGCCCACCTCCGCCCTCGATCCGGAGCTGGTGGGCGAGGTCCTGGCGGTGATGAAGGACCTTGCGCGCTCCGGCATGACGATGATCGTGGTGACGCACGAGATGGCCTTCGCCCGCGAGGTCGGCGACGACCTGGTCTTCATGGACGAGGGCATGATCGTGGAGCGCGGGCATCCGCGCAGCGTCCTGGCCGCGCCGCAGCAGCCCCGGACACGCGATTTCCTGGCGCGGGTGCTGTGA
- a CDS encoding flavin reductase family protein — protein MSDTTGTTESTTDSTTDSLGFDFAALSPRERYKILIGSVVPRPIALVTTIGADGRANAAPFSFFNCLSADPAIVALGIEFRADGSPKDTGRNIRDTGCFTVNIVSDALVEAMNVCATPFAPGVDELAAAGLEIRPGHAVACPWIARAPAALECRLHSFLEIGNSREIVLGEVLHAHLRADAVDERLHIDPAIIDAVGRMGGHGYAGTRQRFDLPTMSAGDHAAGRVPARREG, from the coding sequence ATGAGCGACACCACCGGCACCACGGAGAGCACCACCGACAGCACCACCGACAGCCTGGGCTTCGACTTCGCCGCCCTGTCCCCGCGCGAACGCTACAAGATCCTGATCGGCAGCGTCGTGCCACGCCCCATCGCGCTGGTGACGACGATCGGGGCGGACGGGCGCGCGAACGCGGCGCCCTTCTCCTTCTTCAACTGCCTGTCCGCCGATCCCGCCATCGTGGCCCTGGGCATCGAGTTCCGCGCCGACGGCTCGCCGAAGGACACCGGCCGCAACATCCGCGACACGGGCTGCTTCACCGTCAACATCGTCTCCGATGCGCTGGTGGAGGCGATGAATGTCTGCGCCACCCCCTTCGCCCCGGGCGTGGACGAGCTGGCCGCGGCCGGGCTGGAAATCCGCCCCGGCCATGCCGTCGCCTGCCCCTGGATCGCCCGCGCCCCCGCCGCTCTGGAATGCCGCCTGCATTCCTTCCTGGAAATCGGCAATTCCCGCGAGATCGTGCTGGGCGAAGTCCTCCACGCACATCTGCGCGCCGATGCGGTGGACGAGCGGCTGCACATCGACCCCGCAATCATCGATGCCGTGGGCCGCATGGGCGGACACGGCTATGCCGGCACCCGCCAGCGCTTCGACCTGCCCACCATGAGCGCCGGCGACCACGCCGCCGGGCGCGTGCCGGCGCGGCGCGAAGGCTGA